A section of the Anabaena cylindrica PCC 7122 genome encodes:
- a CDS encoding ADP-ribosyltransferase domain-containing protein, translating to MTPTETTYTKMLAQLEDLSGIQWRGDTLGEKAINYYAFFFGSINENLREGIANIHVGFVCDFIANLPNFEGITYRGIRVDDLSVIYARYKPGNIITEKAFTSSSELKAVGEKFAGLVPDLSTLHDKRASVMFKIHSKTGKAISNYSGGYGRQKEVLFKPNSSFLVLDLSEHDDHIEIELEQI from the coding sequence ATGACTCCTACAGAGACGACATATACTAAAATGTTAGCACAATTAGAGGATTTATCAGGTATCCAATGGCGGGGAGATACACTAGGAGAAAAAGCCATTAATTACTATGCTTTCTTTTTTGGCAGCATTAATGAGAATCTGAGAGAGGGTATAGCTAATATTCACGTTGGTTTTGTCTGTGATTTTATAGCTAATCTTCCCAACTTTGAGGGCATAACCTACAGGGGAATAAGAGTAGATGATCTGAGTGTGATCTATGCCCGGTATAAACCAGGAAATATAATCACAGAAAAAGCATTTACGTCATCATCTGAACTAAAAGCAGTTGGTGAGAAGTTCGCGGGGCTTGTGCCTGATTTAAGCACACTTCATGATAAAAGAGCCTCTGTTATGTTCAAAATCCACAGCAAAACCGGAAAAGCTATTTCTAACTATTCCGGTGGTTACGGTAGGCAAAAAGAGGTACTATTTAAGCCAAATTCTAGCTTCCTAGTTTTGGATTTGTCGGAACATGATGATCACATAGAGATAGAATTAGAGCAAATATAA
- a CDS encoding helix-turn-helix domain-containing protein, with translation MKKKLINTLKQFIEITNDRRLAEHIRRNGSADGYEPFTAYRLGKDTKISLNTIYALSNDQDRIPSEKILKTIAEFYLAQPSELLSLVDDID, from the coding sequence ATGAAGAAAAAACTTATAAACACGCTTAAACAATTTATCGAAATAACTAACGATCGCCGCTTGGCAGAACATATTAGAAGAAATGGGAGTGCTGATGGTTACGAGCCATTTACTGCTTACAGGCTGGGTAAGGATACTAAAATATCTTTGAATACTATTTATGCTTTGTCTAATGATCAAGATAGAATCCCATCAGAAAAAATATTAAAAACGATAGCAGAATTTTATTTAGCCCAACCATCTGAACTGCTATCTCTAGTTGACGACATAGATTAA
- a CDS encoding helix-turn-helix domain-containing protein: MIDIKLKETRQNKGFSQNQLADMIGHTSHSVKRIENGRFKSIPVDTLDKLCKALECSVGDILVYTPD, from the coding sequence ATGATTGATATTAAATTGAAAGAAACAAGACAGAATAAAGGTTTTAGCCAAAACCAGTTAGCAGATATGATTGGACATACTTCTCATTCAGTTAAACGGATCGAGAATGGTAGATTTAAAAGTATTCCTGTGGATACTCTAGATAAACTCTGTAAAGCCTTAGAATGCTCTGTTGGGGATATTCTTGTATATACTCCAGACTGA